The genomic segment GGGGGCAAATGAAGAGCAGAAACCAGAGcaggcccctcctccccactgacTTCCACAAGGACACAGTCACCAATGAGTGGATTGCAGATGGAGAGGAGGACGAGGACTACCTGGACCTGGAGAAGATCTTTGGGGATGATGACGACTACATTGACATCGTGGATGCAGTCTCGCCTGCAGACCCCATGGCCAGCGCAGGGAACGTGCTCCAGCTCTTCCCAGGCAAGAGCCGCATCCAGAGACTGAACATTCTCAATGCCAAGTTCGCCTTCAACCTCTACCGGGCACTGAAGGAGCAGGCCAGTGCCTCAGACAACATCTTCCTGGCGCCTGTGGGCATCTCCACGGCCATGGGCATGCTCTGCCTGGGCCTGCGCGGGGAGACCCACAAGCAAGTGCATGCGGCCCTGCACTTCACGGACTTTGTCAATGCCAGCAGCAAGTATGAGCTGGGCACCATCCACAACCTCTTCCGGAAGCTGACCCATCGCCTCTTCCGGAGGGACTTCGGGTACACGCTGCGGGCTGTCAACGACCTTTACGTCCAGAGGCAGTTCCCCATTCTGGATGACTTCAGAACCAAGGTCAGACAGTACTACTTTGCCGAGGTCCAGGCGGCCGACTTTGCAGACCCTGCCTTCCTATCGGAGACTAACCACCACGTTGCAAGACTCACCAAGGGCCTCATAAAGGACACTCTGCAGGACATAGACCCTGCGACTCAGATGATGATCCTGAACTGCATCTACTTTAAAGGTAAGAAATAGCCCCACGCTTCCCAAAGCAGActcagatgtgcttttttttttctttttcttttagggccaagtccatggcatacggaagtttcccaggctaggggtcaaatcggaggtacagctgtcagcctacaccacagccacagcagtgcaggatccaagccacatctgtgacctataccgaagctcatggcaatgccagatcctcaacctactgaaggcagggatcaaacctgcgtcctcatggatactagttgggtttggtaccactaagccacaacggaacACGTGGACATGCTCTCTTAGCATGCGGGTGGGTGGGCAAAAACCACGTCTGACCTCGATGCGCCCAGGAGACTCAGGTGCAGGCTCAGCTCTGGGAATGGGGAGGATCTGAGGAGGTAACAGAGCAGCTAACACTTAAAGggcctccattttacagacagtgAGGAAAACACTGCCCCAGAAGATGGCTGGTCAGGGGCAGAGCCAAGCTCTCCTAGTAGGCCATCCCTAGTGCTCTGATAAACCAGAATCATACAAAAACCTTCTCTGCATCTGGCCAGGCTGGATCTGAGTTCTTCATCAGTGAGTATGAGTGTGGACAAAGGAGGGTTCAGCTGGCGTCGCTGACGTTAACACTAGAGCTTCTTtttgggagggtgggggcgggTATCAACTCTTAGGTCTAGAGcaactgctctgggccaggcaccAAGGCCCTGATTCAGGAGGACACCCCAACCCCCCACTTGagcacatactcacacacacaggGCCCTGGGATCCCAGAA from the Phacochoerus africanus isolate WHEZ1 chromosome 15, ROS_Pafr_v1, whole genome shotgun sequence genome contains:
- the SERPIND1 gene encoding heparin cofactor 2 isoform X2 produces the protein MQCSPHPLMLFLLLASVCGKHGPVGQPVDGGEDPKSADPRWGQMKSRNQSRPLLPTDFHKDTVTNEWIADGEEDEDYLDLEKIFGDDDDYIDIVDAVSPADPMASAGNVLQLFPGKSRIQRLNILNAKFAFNLYRALKEQASASDNIFLAPVGISTAMGMLCLGLRGETHKQVHAALHFTDFVNASSKYELGTIHNLFRKLTHRLFRRDFGYTLRAVNDLYVQRQFPILDDFRTKVRQYYFAEVQAADFADPAFLSETNHHVARLTKGLIKDTLQDIDPATQMMILNCIYFKGSWVNKFPVEMTHNHNFRLNEREVVKVPMMQTKGAFLAASDQELDCEILQLDYVGGVSMLVVVPHKLSGMKTLEAQLTPQVVEKWQKSMTNRTREVLLPKFKLEKDYNLVEALRSVGVIALFDRSSNLTGISDQRIAIDLFKHHGTITVNEEGTQAAAVTTVGFMPLSTQARFSVDRPFLFLIHEHRTGCLLFMGRVANPARS